ACGCTGAACCCCACCGCGCCCGCCCTGACGCCTCACCACCCGGATCCTGGATCAGGCTGGGAACGCCGCTTCTGGGCCATCTTCAGCGGTCAGGCGCTGTCGCTCATCGGCTCAGCCCTCACGCAATTTGTGCTGATCTGGTGGATCACCGACACGACGGGCAGCGCGTCTGCCCTGGCCACCGCGGGCATGGCGGCGCTGCTGCCACAAGCCCTGCTCGGCCCCCTGGGTGGCACCCTCGCTGACCGATACAGCCGCCGCTTCCTGATGATTGCCGCAGATGCGATCAGCGCACTGTGCATGCTCGTCCTCATCACCCTGTTCCTCACCGAACGGGTGGAGCTGTGGCATGTGTACGTCATGATGTTCATCCGCAGTGCGATGCAGGCGTTCCAGAGTCCAGCAGCTGCCGCGAGCACCGCGATGCTGGTTCCCGCTTCCTTTCTGCCCCGAGCTGCCGGGCTCAATCAGACCCTGATGGGGATCATGACCATTGCTGCTGCGCCGCTGGGCGCCCTGGCCATTGGGGTTATGCCTCTGGGCCTTGCCCTGAGCATCGATGTGGTCACGGCCCTGCTCGGCATCATTCCCTTGCTGCTGTTCCGCATCCCTCAGATCAAAAGGTCGGCGGCGCAGCAGACCAGCATGTGGACGGAATTCCGAGAAGGCGTTCACCTGGTCTGGAGGCAGCCGGGGCTGCGCCGCCTTTACGGGCTGCTTGGGGCCATCGTGCTGGCCATCATGCCCGCATTCACCATGGTGCCCCTGCTGGTGAAGAACCACTTCGGAAGAGGGGTGGGCGACGTCGCTCTCATGGAGGGGCTCACTGGAGCAGGAATGATCGTGGGCGGATTGCTTATCGCCGCCATCGCGCCGAAGCGGCAGATGCTGTGGATTTTAATGGGCTTCGCCGCATCCTGCCTGACGCTGGCCCTGACGGCGTTAGCACCAAGCGAGATGTTCTGGCTGGCGGTGGTCTGGTGGGCGGTGAGTGGCCTCACCTTCATCATCGGCAATGCTCCAATGACGGCCCTGCTCCAGACCACCATTCCAAATCAGCTGCAAGGTCGGGCACTGTCGTTGCTGAGTACCATCATGGGCCTGGCTGGACCTGTGGGCCTGGCGATCGCCGGCCCCCTGGGCGAACTAATGGGCGTTCGGTGGCTGTTCGTGGCGATGGGTGTCCTGGGTACCGCAGTGAGCATGGCAGGATTCCTCTCCCCTGCCTTGCTCCGGTTGCAAGACACGACTGGAGTGGATGGTCAGATGGCGCAGTCTGAAAGGTGACAGGGCGATTTGAAGACCTCTCCGCACTGCAAGAGGGTTTACCCCACCGCCACACTCGTGGTCTGCGAAGAGCACGGCCTTTCCCTGTCCAGTTGACATCCAAGTCGCCTCAAATTGACACCTGCCAGGCCGGTTCTACACATCAACCTGACACGGCAGGGCGCTTGCTGAGAATTTCTGTCCCTCCTCTTGCGTGACCACTGCGCCGTCATCAGGTTGATATACGCCCGGGCGACCAAGAGATCGTTGACTGACATCTTGCAGTTTCCAAAAGAGACGTCCAGCAGGGCTTCTTCCCTCAAGCTGAGGGTGTGAAAAAGAAAAACCTGACTGGACGTCTCTATTCTGGCATGCTGACCGCATGCCAAAGGAAGCAGCATCAGGACACCTTGGAGGTCATCTGTTGCTGCTTTCTCATGGCCCTGGGCATACCTGGCTTCCAGGCCGCTCAGGTCAAATCGCCTTCAGCCATCAGTCATTTTCTGAATGACTATGACTGGTCAACTCGGACCCTGATTCGTGTCATGCGTTCTCATGCTCTCGAAGCTTTTCGAGATTACCTCCGTGGACGCCGGGGGCGTCCACCCATGGTCGAGGTCATCGTCGATACCACCTCCATCGCCAAGGAAGGCCAATTTGCTGATCTGAACGGTTGGATTCACACCCTCAACCGAGTCCGGGGTCTGCACGTCGTCATGCTTTACATCTGCTGCGGAGACCTGCGTCTTCCCTGGAGCTTCAGAATCTGGC
This region of Deinococcus fonticola genomic DNA includes:
- a CDS encoding MFS transporter translates to MDPTLNPTAPALTPHHPDPGSGWERRFWAIFSGQALSLIGSALTQFVLIWWITDTTGSASALATAGMAALLPQALLGPLGGTLADRYSRRFLMIAADAISALCMLVLITLFLTERVELWHVYVMMFIRSAMQAFQSPAAAASTAMLVPASFLPRAAGLNQTLMGIMTIAAAPLGALAIGVMPLGLALSIDVVTALLGIIPLLLFRIPQIKRSAAQQTSMWTEFREGVHLVWRQPGLRRLYGLLGAIVLAIMPAFTMVPLLVKNHFGRGVGDVALMEGLTGAGMIVGGLLIAAIAPKRQMLWILMGFAASCLTLALTALAPSEMFWLAVVWWAVSGLTFIIGNAPMTALLQTTIPNQLQGRALSLLSTIMGLAGPVGLAIAGPLGELMGVRWLFVAMGVLGTAVSMAGFLSPALLRLQDTTGVDGQMAQSER